A single genomic interval of Burkholderia sp. HI2500 harbors:
- a CDS encoding MFS transporter has translation MESSCHSSTVASNVPTRAAHPADGDRLSAARVTLLAVCCAASVANVYYAQPLLDSIARDFGVSQAAVGGVITATQLGCALALLFVVPLGDLLNRKRLITVQLLLLTAACIGVAASSTRVALLAGMVAVGLLGTAMTQGLIACSAALAGAGERGRVVGAAQGGVVVGLLAARSLAGVVTDIAGWRAVYLVSGALAIAMLVVLSRLLPDENGPRERIGYAALLRSMVSLLRDERVLRVRGAIALLMFAAFSIFWSALVLPLSAPPHAMSHTQIGAFGLVGALGAAAAARAGRLADRGRGEATTGVALALLACSWLPLAFGDSSIAWLIVGIVLLDVGGQAVHVVNQSLILGARPDAHARLVGCYMLFYSAGSGLGAIASTMMYARAGWTGVCVLGAVVSVAALGVWAATLRRA, from the coding sequence ATGGAGTCTTCCTGCCATTCCAGCACCGTTGCATCGAACGTGCCGACACGTGCCGCGCATCCGGCCGACGGCGACCGCCTGTCCGCGGCGCGCGTCACGTTGCTGGCCGTCTGCTGCGCGGCCAGTGTCGCGAACGTCTACTATGCGCAGCCGCTGCTCGATTCGATCGCGCGGGATTTCGGCGTATCGCAGGCGGCCGTCGGCGGCGTCATCACCGCGACGCAGCTCGGCTGTGCGCTCGCGCTGCTATTCGTCGTGCCGCTCGGCGACCTGCTGAACCGCAAGCGCCTGATCACCGTGCAGCTATTGCTGCTGACGGCGGCCTGCATCGGGGTCGCCGCCTCGTCGACGCGTGTCGCGCTGCTGGCAGGAATGGTCGCGGTCGGGCTGCTCGGCACCGCGATGACGCAAGGGCTGATCGCGTGCTCGGCCGCGCTCGCGGGCGCCGGCGAACGCGGGCGCGTGGTGGGCGCCGCGCAGGGCGGCGTCGTGGTCGGGTTGCTGGCCGCGCGCTCGCTGGCGGGCGTCGTCACCGACATCGCGGGCTGGCGGGCCGTCTATCTGGTGTCGGGCGCGCTCGCGATCGCGATGCTCGTCGTGCTGTCGCGGCTATTGCCGGACGAGAACGGCCCGCGCGAGCGCATCGGCTACGCAGCGCTGCTGCGATCGATGGTGTCGCTGCTGCGCGATGAACGCGTGCTGCGCGTACGTGGCGCGATCGCGCTGCTGATGTTCGCGGCCTTCAGCATCTTCTGGAGCGCACTGGTGCTGCCGCTGAGCGCGCCGCCGCACGCGATGTCGCATACGCAGATCGGCGCGTTCGGCCTCGTCGGCGCACTGGGCGCGGCAGCGGCCGCCCGCGCCGGCCGGCTCGCGGATCGCGGGCGCGGCGAAGCGACGACCGGCGTCGCGCTCGCGCTGCTCGCGTGCTCGTGGCTGCCGCTCGCGTTCGGCGATTCGTCGATTGCATGGCTGATCGTCGGCATCGTGCTGCTCGACGTCGGCGGGCAGGCCGTCCACGTCGTCAACCAGAGCCTGATTCTCGGCGCGCGGCCCGATGCGCATGCGCGCCTCGTCGGCTGCTACATGCTGTTCTATTCGGCCGGCAGCGGGCTCGGCGCGATTGCGTCGACGATGATGTATGCGCGCGCCGGATGGACGGGCGTCTGCGTGCTCGGTGCGGTCGTGAGCGTGGCGGCGCTCGGCGTGTGGGCTGCCACGCTCAGGCGCGCGTGA
- a CDS encoding glycosyltransferase family 4 protein, protein MSQSSRPIKSLQIGMHWFPERAGGLDRMYYSLVGALPGAGVEVRGLVAGSPKVADDTDGAIQGFGPASESLARRMLAARRALREEIRSERPDVISSHFALYTFPGLDVTRGIPQVSHFQGPWADESQVEGAASLGQRAKRYLEQAVYTRSSRLIVLSQAFGQILTNRYGIDPSRVRVIPGCVDTAQFDTPLTPAEARHKLQLPQDRPIVLAVRRLVRRMGLEDLIDAIGLLKHRHPDVLLLIAGKGKIGEELQQRIDAAGLQDNVKLLGFVPDNHLAALYRAATVSVVPTVALEGFGLITVESLASGTPVLVTPVGGLPEAVAGLSDDLVLPSTGADAIAEGLGAALSGAITLPDEAACKRYARDHFDNAVIARRVAGVYEEAIQAAG, encoded by the coding sequence ATGTCCCAATCTTCCCGGCCGATCAAATCGTTGCAAATCGGCATGCACTGGTTCCCCGAGCGCGCGGGCGGCCTCGACCGGATGTACTACTCGCTCGTCGGCGCGCTGCCGGGCGCGGGCGTCGAGGTGCGCGGGCTCGTCGCCGGCTCGCCGAAGGTCGCCGACGACACGGACGGCGCGATCCAGGGCTTCGGCCCCGCATCGGAGTCGCTTGCACGCCGGATGCTCGCCGCGCGGCGCGCGTTGCGCGAGGAGATCCGCAGCGAGCGGCCGGACGTGATCTCGTCGCACTTCGCGCTGTACACGTTCCCGGGCCTCGACGTCACGCGCGGGATTCCGCAGGTGTCGCATTTCCAGGGGCCGTGGGCCGACGAAAGCCAGGTCGAGGGCGCCGCATCGCTCGGCCAGCGCGCGAAGCGCTATCTCGAACAGGCGGTCTATACGCGTTCGTCGCGGCTGATCGTGCTGTCGCAGGCGTTCGGCCAGATCCTGACGAATCGCTACGGGATCGATCCGTCGCGCGTGCGCGTGATTCCCGGCTGCGTCGATACCGCGCAGTTCGATACGCCGCTCACGCCGGCCGAGGCGCGGCACAAGCTGCAACTGCCGCAGGACCGGCCGATCGTGCTGGCCGTGCGCCGGCTCGTGCGGCGCATGGGGCTGGAGGACCTGATCGACGCGATCGGCCTCCTCAAGCACCGTCACCCGGACGTGCTGCTGCTGATCGCCGGCAAGGGCAAGATCGGCGAGGAACTGCAGCAGCGCATCGATGCCGCCGGGCTGCAGGACAACGTGAAGCTGCTCGGCTTCGTGCCCGACAACCATCTCGCGGCGCTGTACCGCGCGGCGACGGTCAGCGTCGTGCCGACGGTCGCGCTCGAAGGCTTCGGGCTGATCACCGTCGAATCGCTCGCGTCCGGCACGCCCGTGCTGGTCACGCCGGTGGGCGGGCTGCCGGAGGCGGTGGCCGGGCTGTCCGACGATCTCGTGCTGCCGTCCACGGGCGCGGACGCGATCGCGGAAGGGCTCGGCGCGGCGTTGTCGGGCGCGATCACGCTGCCCGACGAGGCCGCGTGCAAGCGCTATGCACGGGACCATTTCGACAACGCGGTGATCGCGCGGCGCGTGGCCGGCGTGTACGAAGAGGCGATCCAGGCGGCAGGTTGA
- a CDS encoding glycosyltransferase family 4 protein gives MRIAIVTHVVRHNDGQGRVNYEIARAALAENYEVTLVASHVAPELLADPRVRWVPVKVGGFWPSNLVKQQVFALKSAAWLRSHRSEYDVLHVNGFISWIKADVNTAHFVHGGWFKSPYYPFGPTKGLWSAYQYVYTRVNTTLERWAYRRSRAITAVSQKVADEIAGLGIDSRKISVIYNGVDAGAFAGAQADRAAFKLPDDAFLLLFVGDLRTPRKNLGTVLKALTKLPANVHLAVAGYLPGSPYPEEARALGIDSRVHFLGLVKNMPTLMRSVDAYVFPSRYEAMSLSLLEAMAAGLPVVTARTAGGAEIITRECGIVLEDPDDPAALAQAIGSLAASRDTCRTMGEAARELMTRFGWAHMGAQYVALYRRIGQPTQPSAFERAEHAVTQEQT, from the coding sequence TTGAGAATCGCGATCGTCACGCACGTCGTGCGACATAACGACGGGCAGGGCCGCGTCAATTACGAAATCGCGCGCGCGGCGCTGGCCGAGAACTACGAGGTCACGCTGGTCGCGTCGCACGTCGCGCCCGAGCTGCTGGCCGACCCGCGCGTGCGCTGGGTGCCCGTGAAGGTCGGCGGCTTCTGGCCGTCGAATCTCGTCAAGCAGCAGGTGTTCGCGCTGAAGAGCGCGGCCTGGCTGCGATCGCACCGCAGCGAGTACGACGTGCTGCACGTGAACGGCTTCATTTCGTGGATCAAGGCCGACGTCAATACCGCGCACTTCGTGCACGGCGGCTGGTTCAAGAGTCCGTACTATCCGTTCGGGCCGACGAAGGGGCTGTGGTCGGCCTACCAGTACGTCTATACGCGTGTGAACACCACGCTCGAGCGCTGGGCGTACCGGCGTTCGCGCGCGATCACGGCCGTCTCGCAGAAGGTGGCCGACGAGATCGCCGGGCTCGGCATCGACAGCCGCAAGATCAGCGTGATCTACAACGGTGTCGACGCCGGCGCGTTCGCGGGCGCACAGGCCGACCGCGCGGCATTCAAGCTGCCGGACGATGCGTTCCTGCTGCTGTTCGTCGGCGACCTGCGCACGCCGCGCAAGAACCTCGGCACCGTGCTGAAGGCGCTGACGAAGCTGCCGGCGAACGTGCACCTGGCGGTGGCGGGCTACTTGCCCGGCAGCCCGTATCCGGAGGAGGCGCGCGCGCTCGGCATCGATTCGCGCGTGCATTTCCTCGGCCTCGTTAAAAACATGCCGACGCTGATGCGCTCGGTCGACGCGTACGTGTTCCCGTCGCGCTACGAAGCGATGAGCCTGTCGCTGCTCGAGGCGATGGCGGCCGGGCTGCCGGTCGTCACCGCGCGCACGGCGGGCGGCGCGGAAATCATCACGCGCGAATGCGGGATCGTGCTGGAGGATCCGGACGATCCGGCCGCGCTCGCGCAGGCGATCGGCTCGCTCGCGGCATCGCGCGACACCTGTCGCACGATGGGCGAAGCCGCCCGCGAACTGATGACCCGTTTCGGCTGGGCGCACATGGGCGCCCAGTATGTCGCGCTTTACCGGCGCATCGGCCAACCCACGCAGCCGTCCGCTTTCGAGCGGGCCGAGCATGCAGTCACGCAGGAGCAAACGTGA
- a CDS encoding glucose-6-phosphate isomerase: protein MSTIAAERAPSRKRNWLPEPRHWVGQAGLWTFTAALIAIHQGKVLTLAFPVLAIAVGLWLYFKSPARYVGFMWWVWFLSPEVRRLADWSKGAFTPTSLIQVAPLAVTMIAGLGLIRHYRVLAQRRGIPILLMLFGLAYAYLVGIVSSGVMAATYDLANWVYPLLIGFHIMVNARDYPEYRDVLLSTFMWGMLVMGLYGVVQYFVMPQWDVLWMIGSDMGSQGEPVPYGVRVFSTMNSSGPFAFAIMGALVFVFAAPQKIRWFAGAAGFVSFALCLVRSTWGGWVIALAIQLAQSNNRVRMRILISGVVLVGLCVPLLTVGPVADRLGARLQSITNLKDDRSYDDRNKFYATFAQTAFTDVAGEGMGATGASTKLSSDSGELGKYGSFDSGVMNVPFVLGWPGTLLYLSGVVMLFGRTLRAAFKLRKDKFVGACLSLCLSTFAMLVFTNSLIGTGGLLMFTAIFSILSAAHWQKAQRLLAAARLRGGDH from the coding sequence ATGAGTACGATTGCCGCCGAACGCGCACCGTCGCGCAAACGCAACTGGCTTCCCGAACCGAGGCACTGGGTCGGGCAGGCCGGGCTGTGGACGTTCACGGCCGCGCTGATCGCCATTCACCAGGGCAAGGTGCTGACGCTCGCGTTTCCGGTGCTGGCCATCGCGGTCGGCCTCTGGCTGTATTTCAAGAGTCCGGCGCGCTACGTCGGCTTCATGTGGTGGGTGTGGTTCCTGAGCCCGGAAGTGCGGCGTCTCGCCGACTGGTCGAAGGGCGCGTTCACGCCGACGAGCCTGATCCAGGTCGCGCCGCTCGCGGTGACGATGATCGCCGGCCTCGGGCTGATCCGGCATTACCGCGTGCTCGCGCAGCGGCGCGGGATCCCGATCCTGCTGATGCTGTTCGGGCTCGCGTACGCCTACCTCGTCGGGATCGTGTCGAGCGGCGTGATGGCCGCGACCTACGACCTCGCGAACTGGGTGTACCCGCTGCTGATCGGCTTTCACATCATGGTCAACGCGCGCGACTACCCCGAGTACCGCGACGTGCTGCTGTCCACGTTCATGTGGGGCATGCTCGTGATGGGCCTGTACGGCGTCGTGCAGTACTTCGTGATGCCGCAGTGGGACGTGCTGTGGATGATCGGCTCCGACATGGGCTCGCAGGGTGAGCCGGTGCCGTACGGCGTGCGCGTGTTCAGCACGATGAACTCGTCGGGGCCGTTCGCGTTCGCGATCATGGGCGCGCTGGTGTTCGTGTTCGCCGCGCCGCAGAAGATCCGCTGGTTCGCCGGGGCGGCCGGCTTCGTGTCGTTCGCGCTGTGTCTCGTGCGCTCGACGTGGGGCGGCTGGGTGATCGCGCTCGCGATCCAGCTCGCGCAGTCGAACAACCGCGTGCGGATGCGGATCCTGATCAGCGGCGTCGTGCTGGTCGGCCTGTGCGTGCCGCTGCTGACCGTCGGGCCGGTGGCCGACCGTCTCGGCGCGCGCCTGCAGTCGATCACGAACCTGAAGGACGACCGCAGCTACGACGACCGCAACAAGTTCTACGCCACCTTCGCGCAGACGGCGTTCACCGACGTCGCCGGCGAAGGGATGGGCGCGACGGGTGCATCCACGAAGCTGTCGAGCGACAGCGGCGAGCTCGGCAAGTACGGCAGCTTCGACAGCGGCGTGATGAACGTGCCGTTCGTGCTCGGCTGGCCCGGCACGCTGCTGTACCTGTCGGGCGTCGTGATGCTGTTCGGCCGCACGCTGCGCGCGGCGTTCAAGTTGCGCAAGGACAAGTTCGTCGGCGCGTGCCTGAGCCTGTGTCTGTCGACCTTCGCGATGCTCGTGTTCACGAACTCGCTGATCGGCACGGGCGGCCTGCTGATGTTCACAGCCATTTTTTCGATTCTTTCCGCGGCGCACTGGCAAAAGGCACAACGCCTGCTGGCCGCCGCGCGTTTACGGGGAGGCGACCATTGA
- a CDS encoding glycosyltransferase family 4 protein yields the protein MTATKAATNVHVHLFYGADPRTYRKGENIGCLYGYHHAESDEFRLTYSQDGGENRVASLARRALKAALGFDVVHAWRNRAALLNTDVIWTHTEQEHLAAALILKLAGAQGKRPLLLAQSVWLFDKWNSFGGPRRWLYRKLIARADALTTLARDNADLCHRYLGRDAEFVYYGLNTQDFPITEPRQWQPNRPLRIAAIGNDRDRDWRTFLAAFGGDERYDVRLATRRRVPREWHAPNVKIGSASGLAKQHELYAWADVIVVPLRPNFHASGITVMLEAAAVGKPMIVSDVGGLSDYFPHDTAAYVPAFDAQAMRQAADRFVADPVTALACAQAAAACLRDRDLTTQAFAEQHVRITRDMLRRRRTPAAAGLAMPLADSRPSSR from the coding sequence ATGACTGCAACGAAAGCTGCCACGAACGTCCACGTTCACCTGTTTTACGGCGCCGATCCGCGTACTTACCGGAAAGGCGAGAACATCGGCTGCCTGTACGGCTATCACCATGCCGAATCCGACGAATTCCGGCTGACCTATTCGCAGGACGGCGGCGAGAACCGCGTCGCCAGCCTCGCGCGCCGCGCGCTGAAGGCGGCGCTCGGCTTCGACGTCGTGCATGCGTGGCGCAACCGCGCCGCGCTGCTGAACACCGACGTGATCTGGACGCACACGGAGCAGGAGCATCTGGCCGCTGCGCTGATCCTGAAGCTGGCCGGCGCGCAGGGCAAGCGCCCGCTGCTGCTCGCGCAGAGCGTATGGCTGTTCGACAAGTGGAACAGCTTCGGCGGTCCGCGCCGCTGGCTGTACCGCAAGCTGATCGCGCGCGCCGACGCGCTGACCACGCTGGCCCGCGACAACGCCGACTTGTGCCACCGCTATCTCGGCCGCGACGCCGAGTTCGTCTACTACGGGCTGAACACGCAGGATTTCCCGATCACCGAGCCGCGGCAATGGCAACCGAACCGGCCGCTGCGGATCGCGGCGATCGGCAACGATCGCGACCGCGACTGGCGCACCTTCCTTGCCGCGTTCGGCGGCGACGAGCGTTATGACGTGCGGCTCGCGACGCGCCGCCGCGTGCCGCGCGAGTGGCATGCGCCGAACGTGAAGATCGGCTCGGCGTCGGGGCTCGCGAAGCAGCACGAGCTGTACGCGTGGGCCGACGTGATCGTCGTGCCGCTGCGGCCGAACTTCCATGCGTCGGGCATCACGGTGATGCTCGAGGCCGCCGCTGTCGGCAAGCCGATGATCGTGTCGGATGTCGGCGGGCTCAGTGACTACTTCCCGCACGATACGGCCGCCTATGTGCCGGCGTTCGACGCGCAGGCGATGCGCCAGGCCGCCGATCGCTTCGTGGCCGATCCGGTCACGGCGCTCGCCTGCGCGCAGGCCGCCGCCGCGTGCCTGCGCGACCGTGACCTGACCACGCAGGCGTTCGCCGAGCAGCACGTGCGGATCACGCGCGACATGCTGCGCCGGCGCCGGACGCCGGCTGCCGCGGGCCTCGCGATGCCGCTCGCGGATTCGCGCCCGTCGTCGCGGTGA
- a CDS encoding glycosyltransferase family 2 protein: MKISVLVPTYRRPADLARCLLALQRQHRLPDEVIVVARPEDDATHERLADPAVGGALPLRIVPVEVPGQVAALNKGLDSAHGDIVAITDDDAAPHPDWLARVESVFEADPRVGAVGGRDWVHEKGRVLDESRELVGQLTLSGKIVGNHHLGVGGLREVDMLKGANMSYRRAAIERLRFDTRLRGAGAQVHNDMGFSMRVQRDGWKLVYDPAIAVDHFPAERFDDDRRDAASLNAISNGAYNMHLILREHLPPVRREIAWWWWTLVGTRVYPGLAHVLLSLHTAQRERIREHWRAVRRGARDARRANLAPHRAAMPPVTS, from the coding sequence ATGAAAATTTCCGTGCTCGTTCCGACCTATCGGCGTCCCGCCGACCTCGCGCGCTGCCTGCTGGCGCTGCAGCGGCAGCACCGGCTGCCCGACGAGGTGATCGTCGTCGCGCGCCCGGAGGATGACGCCACGCACGAACGGCTCGCCGATCCGGCGGTCGGCGGCGCGCTGCCGCTGCGCATCGTGCCGGTCGAGGTGCCGGGCCAGGTCGCCGCGCTGAACAAGGGGCTCGACTCGGCGCACGGCGACATCGTCGCGATCACCGACGACGACGCGGCGCCGCATCCCGACTGGCTCGCGCGCGTCGAGTCGGTGTTCGAGGCCGATCCGCGCGTGGGCGCGGTCGGCGGGCGCGACTGGGTGCACGAGAAGGGCCGCGTGCTCGACGAATCGCGCGAGCTCGTCGGCCAGCTCACGCTGTCCGGCAAGATCGTCGGCAACCATCATCTCGGCGTCGGCGGCCTGCGCGAAGTCGACATGCTGAAAGGCGCGAACATGAGCTACCGCCGCGCCGCGATCGAGCGGCTGCGCTTCGACACGCGGCTGCGCGGCGCCGGCGCGCAGGTGCACAACGACATGGGTTTTAGCATGCGCGTGCAGCGCGACGGCTGGAAGCTCGTCTACGACCCGGCGATCGCGGTCGATCATTTCCCGGCCGAGCGTTTCGACGACGACCGGCGCGATGCCGCGTCGCTGAATGCGATCAGCAACGGCGCGTACAACATGCACCTGATCCTGCGCGAGCATCTGCCGCCGGTCCGGCGCGAGATCGCGTGGTGGTGGTGGACGCTGGTCGGCACGCGCGTCTACCCGGGCCTCGCGCACGTGCTGCTGTCGCTGCATACGGCGCAGCGCGAGCGGATCCGCGAGCACTGGCGCGCGGTGCGCCGCGGCGCGCGCGACGCCCGCCGCGCGAACCTTGCCCCCCATCGTGCGGCGATGCCGCCGGTGACGTCTTGA
- a CDS encoding polysaccharide biosynthesis tyrosine autokinase: MVNTQAKHTYADLSAKTEEEDVVLGQLLQVIMDDIWLLLGIAVTVVALAGLYCYIAKPVYQADVHVRVEGNDNTSQALTQTQTGAMINSGPQQAPTDAEIEIIKSRGVVAPVVEQFKLNFSVVPKTLPVIGSLAARISTPGEPAKPWLGLKSYAWGGEVADVDSITVVPALEGKKLTLTAGPNGTYSIVDQNGMRLLSGHVGESAQGGGVTLLVSKLVARPGTQFTVVRYNDLDAISGFQTGIQVTEQGKQTGVVQISLEGKDPDQTAAIANALAQSYLNQHVVAKQAEATKMLDFLKGEEPRLKADLERAEAALTQYQRTSGSINASDEAKVYLEGSVQYEQQIAAQRLQLASLAQRFTDSHPMVIAAKQQLAELQGEKDKFSNRFRSLPATEVKAVQLQRDAKVAEDIYVLLLNRVQELSVQKAGTGGNIHLIDSALRPGDPVKPKKVLILSAAVFLGLILGTGVVFLRRNMFQGIEDPDRIERAFNLPLYGLVPQSAEQVKLDAQAEKGGSRTRPILASLRPKDLSVESLRSLRTAMQFAMMDAKNRVIVLTGPTPGIGKSFLTVNLAVLLAHSGKRVLLIDADMRRGLLDRYFGLTSQPGLSELLSDQSALEDAVRETPVQGLSFISAGTRPPNPSELLMSSRLPQYLEGLGKRYDVVLIDSPPVLAVTDATIIGRMAGSTFLVLRSGMHTEGEIADAIKRLRTAGVDLEGGIFNGVPPKARGYGRGYAAVHEYLSA, from the coding sequence ATGGTGAACACGCAAGCGAAACACACCTACGCGGATCTGTCCGCGAAAACCGAGGAAGAGGACGTCGTCCTCGGCCAGTTGCTCCAGGTGATCATGGACGACATCTGGCTGCTGCTCGGCATCGCGGTCACGGTCGTCGCGCTCGCCGGCCTCTACTGCTACATCGCGAAGCCGGTCTACCAGGCCGACGTGCACGTGCGGGTCGAGGGCAACGACAACACGTCGCAGGCGCTCACGCAGACGCAGACGGGCGCGATGATCAACAGCGGCCCGCAGCAGGCGCCGACCGACGCGGAAATCGAGATCATCAAGAGCCGCGGCGTGGTCGCGCCGGTGGTCGAGCAGTTCAAGCTGAACTTCTCGGTCGTGCCGAAGACGCTGCCGGTGATCGGCAGCCTCGCCGCGCGCATCTCGACGCCGGGCGAGCCGGCGAAGCCGTGGCTCGGCCTGAAGTCGTACGCATGGGGCGGTGAAGTGGCCGACGTCGATTCGATCACCGTCGTGCCCGCGCTCGAAGGCAAGAAGCTGACGCTGACGGCCGGCCCGAACGGCACCTATTCGATCGTCGACCAGAACGGCATGCGGCTGCTGTCGGGCCATGTCGGCGAATCGGCGCAGGGCGGCGGCGTGACGTTGCTCGTGTCGAAGCTCGTCGCGCGCCCCGGCACGCAGTTCACGGTGGTCCGCTACAACGACCTCGACGCGATCAGCGGCTTCCAGACCGGCATCCAGGTGACCGAGCAGGGCAAGCAGACGGGCGTCGTGCAGATCTCGCTCGAAGGCAAGGACCCGGACCAGACCGCCGCGATCGCGAACGCGCTCGCGCAGTCGTACCTGAACCAGCACGTGGTCGCGAAGCAGGCCGAAGCGACCAAGATGCTCGACTTCCTGAAGGGCGAGGAGCCGCGCCTGAAGGCCGACCTCGAACGCGCGGAAGCCGCGCTGACGCAGTACCAGCGCACGTCGGGCTCGATCAACGCGAGCGACGAGGCGAAGGTCTACCTCGAAGGCAGCGTGCAGTACGAGCAGCAGATCGCCGCGCAGCGCCTGCAGCTCGCATCGCTCGCGCAGCGCTTCACCGATTCGCACCCGATGGTGATCGCCGCGAAGCAGCAGCTCGCGGAGCTGCAGGGCGAGAAGGACAAGTTCAGCAACCGCTTCCGCAGCCTGCCGGCCACCGAAGTGAAGGCCGTCCAGCTGCAGCGTGACGCGAAGGTGGCCGAGGACATCTACGTGCTGCTGCTGAACCGCGTGCAGGAGCTGTCGGTGCAGAAGGCCGGCACGGGCGGCAACATCCACCTGATCGATTCGGCGCTGCGCCCGGGCGATCCGGTCAAGCCGAAGAAGGTGCTGATCCTGTCGGCCGCCGTGTTCCTCGGGCTGATCCTCGGCACCGGCGTCGTGTTCCTGCGCCGCAACATGTTCCAGGGCATCGAGGACCCCGACCGCATCGAGCGCGCGTTCAACCTGCCGCTGTACGGGCTGGTGCCGCAAAGCGCCGAGCAGGTGAAGCTCGACGCGCAGGCCGAGAAGGGCGGCAGCCGTACCCGGCCGATCCTCGCGAGCCTGCGTCCGAAGGATCTCAGCGTCGAGAGCCTGCGCAGCCTGCGCACCGCGATGCAGTTCGCGATGATGGATGCGAAGAACCGCGTGATCGTGCTGACGGGCCCGACGCCGGGCATCGGCAAGAGCTTCCTGACGGTCAACCTCGCGGTGCTGCTCGCCCATTCGGGCAAGCGCGTGCTGCTGATCGACGCCGACATGCGTCGCGGCCTGCTCGACCGCTACTTCGGCCTCACGTCGCAGCCGGGCCTGTCCGAGCTGCTGAGCGACCAGTCGGCGCTCGAGGACGCCGTGCGCGAGACGCCGGTGCAGGGCCTGTCGTTCATCTCGGCCGGCACGCGCCCGCCGAACCCGTCGGAGCTGCTGATGTCGTCGCGCCTGCCGCAATACCTCGAAGGGCTCGGCAAGCGCTACGACGTCGTGCTGATCGACTCGCCGCCGGTGCTGGCGGTGACCGACGCGACCATCATCGGCCGCATGGCCGGCTCGACGTTCCTCGTGCTGCGCTCGGGCATGCATACCGAAGGCGAGATCGCCGACGCGATCAAGCGCCTGCGCACCGCGGGCGTCGACCTGGAAGGCGGGATCTTCAACGGCGTGCCGCCGAAGGCGCGCGGCTACGGCCGCGGCTATGCGGCCGTGCATGAATACCTGAGCGCCTGA
- a CDS encoding polysaccharide biosynthesis/export family protein, translating to MLKRPMRPVALAVALTTFLSACATAPGNYLDSSNLKDEGRQQAAETYPVHYIDAKVVMDQLQKAQVDHPLPPGRYTDPSEYVYRVGPQDILGVTVWDHPELTTPQGQSFSSGGNTTQSVAGALQQPYTTALPGQADPYGQTVASDGTIFFPFVGRIKVAGKTVAQIREQMATTLSRYVKNPQLDVRVLSFRSQKVQVTGEVKQPGPLAVSDVPLTLVDAISRSGGSTNEADLQRVRLTRDGKLYTLDANGVLDRGEVKQNVMLQPGDIVNVPDRSDSRVFIMGEVKTPVTVPMLKGKLTIADALTAGGGILDTDANPRKIYVMRGMRDNPTKPEVFRLDMTQPDALMLSSRFPLQPLDVVYVSTASSVQFNRVLQQVLPTIQTIFYMRQITR from the coding sequence ATGCTGAAACGCCCGATGCGCCCGGTGGCGCTTGCCGTCGCGCTGACGACTTTCCTGTCAGCCTGTGCAACCGCGCCCGGCAACTACCTCGACTCGTCGAACCTGAAGGACGAAGGCCGGCAGCAAGCGGCCGAAACCTATCCGGTTCATTACATCGACGCCAAAGTGGTGATGGACCAGCTGCAGAAAGCGCAGGTGGACCATCCGCTGCCGCCCGGACGTTATACCGATCCGTCGGAGTACGTGTACCGCGTCGGCCCGCAGGACATCCTCGGCGTCACCGTGTGGGACCACCCCGAGCTGACGACGCCGCAGGGCCAGTCGTTCTCGAGCGGCGGCAACACGACGCAGTCGGTCGCGGGTGCGTTGCAGCAGCCGTATACGACCGCGCTGCCGGGCCAGGCCGATCCGTACGGCCAGACGGTGGCCTCGGACGGCACGATCTTCTTCCCGTTCGTCGGCCGCATCAAGGTGGCCGGCAAGACGGTCGCGCAGATCCGCGAGCAGATGGCCACCACGCTGTCGCGCTACGTGAAGAATCCGCAGCTCGACGTGCGCGTGCTGTCGTTCCGCAGCCAGAAGGTGCAGGTGACGGGCGAGGTGAAGCAGCCGGGCCCGCTCGCGGTGAGCGACGTGCCGCTGACGCTCGTCGACGCGATCTCGCGCTCCGGCGGCTCGACCAACGAGGCCGACCTGCAGCGCGTGCGCCTGACGCGCGACGGCAAGCTCTACACGCTCGACGCGAACGGCGTGCTCGATCGCGGCGAGGTGAAGCAGAACGTGATGCTGCAGCCGGGCGACATCGTCAACGTGCCGGACCGTAGCGACAGCCGCGTGTTCATCATGGGCGAGGTCAAGACGCCGGTCACGGTGCCGATGCTCAAGGGCAAGCTGACCATCGCCGACGCGCTGACCGCGGGCGGCGGCATCCTCGACACCGACGCGAACCCGCGCAAGATCTACGTGATGCGCGGGATGCGCGACAACCCGACGAAGCCTGAAGTGTTCCGCCTCGACATGACGCAGCCGGATGCGCTGATGCTGTCGAGCCGCTTCCCGCTTCAACCGCTCGACGTCGTCTACGTCAGCACGGCCAGCTCGGTGCAGTTCAACCGTGTGCTGCAGCAGGTGCTGCCGACGATCCAGACGATCTTCTACATGCGGCAAATCACGCGCTGA